The Vidua macroura isolate BioBank_ID:100142 chromosome 4, ASM2450914v1, whole genome shotgun sequence genome window below encodes:
- the MFAP3L gene encoding microfibrillar-associated protein 3-like has product MDILNSHHFLYFLPTTRLVILLAALTTAEDVSNSTFNHSDTHTGAAPVVISRIDHIIVKEGRSALIDCNVQGSPSPRYRWYNSNGRLLQEEENKGKWWFLDNGLLNITRVSFEDRGKYTCVASNTYGSVNNTVTLRVVFTSGDMGIYYMIVCLVAFTIVMILNITRLCMMSSHLKKTEKAINEFFRTEGAEKLQKAFEIAKRIPIITSAKTLELAKVTQFKTMEFARYIEELARSVPLPPLIMNCRTIMEEIMEVVGLEEQGQNFVRQAAEGQETTETDELYMIPNALTRSESPTADSDASSLHEPPQQIAIKVSVHPLSKKDCMDGQSQESMQLDTKEEETPQSPALPAEHPPEPSAELSSDDTALANDKNTCVIYESHV; this is encoded by the exons ATGGACATACTGAACAGCCACCACTTTTTGTACTTTCTGCCTACCACACGCCTTGTCATCTTATTAGCAGCTTTGACCACTGCTGAGGATGTGAGTAACAGCACTTTCAACCACTCTGACACACACACGGGGGCCGCGCCTGTGGTCATCTCCCGCATCGACCACATCATAGTCAAGGAGGGCAGAAGTGCCTTGATCGACTGCAATGTCCAAGGGAGCCCCAGCCCACGTTACAGATGGTACAATTCCAATGGCCGCCTGCTCCAAGAGGAGGAGAATAAAG GAAAATGGTGGTTTCTTGACAATGGGCTACTAAACATTACCCGTGTGTCATTTGAAGACAGAGGTAAATACACGTGTGTCGCATCTAATACATATGGCAGTGTTAACAATACTGTGACACTGAGGGTTGTTTTTACCTCTGGAGATATGGGAATCTATTACATGATTGTCTGCCTTGTCGCTTTTACCATTGTTATGATACTGAACATTACTCGGTTATGTATGATGAGCAGTCATCTGAAGAAAACCGAGAAAGCAATCAATGAATTTTTCAGAACAGAAGGGGCAGAGAAACTTCAGAAGGCCTTTGAGATTGCAAAGCGTATCCCAATTATCACATCAGCCAAAACGCTTGAGCTTGCCAAAGTAACCCAGTTCAAGACCATGGAATTTGCTCGCTATATTGAAGAGCTTGCTCGGAGTGTACCTTTGCCACCTCTCATCATGAACTGCAGGACTATAATGGAAGAAATTATGGAGGTTGTCGGTCTGGAGGAGCAAGGACAGAATTTTGTACGGCAGGCAGCAGAAGGCCAGGAGACCACTGAAACAGATGAGCTTTATATGATCCCAAATGCTTTGACGCGCAGTGAGTCTCCCACAGCTGACTCAGACGCATCGTCACTGCATGAGCCACCTCAACAGATTGCAATAAAAGTGTCAGTTCACCCATTGTCCAAAAAGGACTGCATGGATGGTCAGTCACAGGAAAGCATGCAGTTGGacaccaaggaagaagaaactCCTCAATCACCAGCACTTCCTGCAGAGCACCCTCCTGAGCCTTCTGCTGAACTCAGTTCTGATGACACAGCATTGGCaaatgacaaaaatacatgcGTTATATATGAAAGCCATGTATGA